The DNA sequence AAGGGAGAAAAGGTTCGGGTGGCCGATATCCTGGGCGTCGAAGCTTTTGTTCTGCTGAAGGATCGCTCGTTCCTGATATTCTTTATTTCATCAATACTCATCTGTATTCCCCTTTCGTTCTATTACAGCCTCACCAATCAATTCCTGGTGGAAACAGGCATGAAGAACGTAACCAGTAATATGACGCTCGGACAGATCTCGGAAGGGCTTTTCATCCTGCTGATCCCCTTCTTTTTCCGGCGTTTGGGTGTAAAATACATGATCATGCTGGGCATGGTTGCCTGGGTGCTGCGTTTTGTGCTGTTCGGCTACGGCGATGCGGGGCCTGGTCTCTGGATGCTTTTTGCCGGGATCATCCTGCATGGGGTGTGTTTTGACTTTTTCTTCGTTACCGGCCAGATATATACAGATACAAAAGCAGGCGATCGCATTAAAAGTTCCGCTCAGGGAATGATCACCATGGCCACGTATGGCATTGGTATGTGGATTGGGACTATCCTGTCCGGTTATGTTTCAAAACACTATACGATTGACGGGGTGCATCAGTGGAAAGAAACCTGGATGGTTCCCGCAGTAATTGCTTTTGTCGTCCTGCTGCTGTTTACCTTCCTGTTTAAAGACAAAATAAAAAGTACCGCGATATGAGAAAAATAGCCATGTTAGGGTCCGGCTTTATCGGACGGTTCTATGCTGATTCCATCCAGGGGCTCAGAAGCAAGGACAAGATCACCAGTATTTATTCCCGGCGGGAAGAAAGCGCAAAGAAGTTCGCCGAAGATTATGCCGTCCCTCACTGGTGTACTTCCATGGAAGAAGCTATTCATCACCCGGATACGGATACGGTAGTCATTTCTCTTCCCAATAACCTGCATGAAAAAGCGGTAATGGAGGCCGTCAGCGCCGGAAAGGCCGTCCTTTGCACCAAACCGCTCGGACGGAATGCCGCGGAAGCGCGGCGCATGCTGGAAGCCGTGGAAAAGGCCGGCGTTTTCCACGGTTACCTGGAAGACCTTGTATATACTCCCAAAACAATCAAGGCCCTGGAAAGCGTACAGAAAGGCGCCCTGGGAAAGATTCTCTGGGCTCGTTCGCGGGAAGCGCATCCCGGCCCGCATAGTAACTGGTTCTGGGACAAGGAACAAGCAGGCGGCGGCTGCATTCTTGACCTTGGCTGCCACTGTATTGAAATTGCCCGCGGTTATATTGGCAAAGACATCCGGCCGGTAGAAGTCATGTGCTGGTCAGATACCCAGGTGAAGCCTATTGATGCCGAAGACCATGCCATAGGGCTTGTTCGCTACGAGAACGGCGCCATTGGCCAGTTCGAGGTAAGCTGGACCTTCCGGGGCGGGCTGGACCTGCGCGATGAAGTGATGGGTTCCGAAGGCACCATCTGGATCAATAATTTCCTCCGCACTGGCTTTGATATGTTCACCTCCGGGGAAGGCTACGATTATGTTTCCGAAAAAGCCGAAACCAATAAAGGCTGGATATTCCCGGTGGGCGACGAGATCCATGAACTGGGTTATAACTTCATGTTCGCCGATATGTTCGACGGCATTGAACACGGCCGGCCGGCCCGGGAAACCTTCTATGACGGCTACGTCGTAAATGCGGTAATGGATGCGGCCTATAAATCCTCTGAAAGCAAACGCTGGGAACCCGTGGAGCTGGATATCTGGCGGGGAAAAGACGGGGTCGAAAAAATCTCCGGCGCGAAGGATTACGACGATCAGTATTACCTTATAAAGGAAGAAACCACTCACTATGGAGCAAGCAAGCTCATCCTGAAAGATAAAAACACCGGCGAGATCGTTGAAAAGATCCTGAAAGGTTGAAAAGATCCTGACAGAGGGTGAAGGAGCGGCAAGAACCGCGCTTAAAAGTACCTGCTGAAACCGATCCGTATCACCGGATCACGGTAAGGCTTAAAACCGTTATCCAGCACATTGAAAAGCAGAGCCAGGTGCATCCTTGTCCGCCGCCCGATACTTCCGTAATACCCCGCGCCGAGCAGCAGGCTATTCACATCTATCCGTTCAGTGTCCGGTTCAAGCACAATCGCTTCGGGATCTTCCGTATTCAGGAATTCATATTCCGCCTGGGCGAAAAAATTACTGATAACCTTTTGACGTACGAAGGCCCTTGCCCCATAACTGGCATAGCCCTTCCGCCGGTAAGCAGCGTACTGAAAAAACGGCCCTCCGCCAATGTCCGTAGTCGGGGTAATCCCATAGCCGACATAAGGCCCAATCCCGATATTCGTATACGTGCCAATGAGCAGCCCCAGGTTCGCCCCCCAAAAAACCTTTTTAGGCGGCCGTTCGCTTTCCCTGGCATAGCGGCTGCCTCCTTCCTGGGCCAGCAGCCTGCCGCTAAAAGTGCTTGTAAGAATGATAATCAGGCAAAATGCGAGCTTAGTCAGTAAGTTTCTCATAATTTGTAAAGATAATAAAAGCACTAGCTTCCTTCCGAAAGAAATTGCAAAGCCCTTTCCAACACTTCGTCCCTTCCCTCCCGGAAAAACAAAAAAGCGCCCCGGAGGACGCTTTTCGATCAACCACACACATCACCTACAATCAGGAGATATCGATTACACGGTTTTTAGTTTTTTCTTCTTCCTTCTTGGGAAGATCGATCTCAAGGATGCCGTCTTTGTAAACTGCCTTGATGCTTTCGGTGTTTACCGTTTCGGGAAGGGTAAAAGAACGGCTGAAGTTCGTGTAATTGAACTCACGCCGGGTGTACCCGTTTTCTTTTTCATCCTTCTCTTCTTTCTTTTCAACAGAAATGCTCAGCAGGTTATCTTCGACGTTCAGTTTGAAGTCTTCTTTTTTAAGACCGGGTGCAGCCAGCTCCACGCGGTAGCTGTCTTTGTCTTCTGAAACATTTACTGCAGGGGCCTTGCTGGCCAATGCGCCTGAAAGTGATCTTCCGCCGAAAAAGTCGTCAAACAATTCGTTGAAGACTGGGCTTAGAGAAGTTCCGAATACTCTTGGGTACCTTCCGTTCCTGGATTCATTCCATTTTACTAGTGTCATTTTTAAATCCTCCATTTTTGGTTTTGCCACTATAAGATCAACTCATATGCCATTGGCGAAAAATCAGCGAAAATGGCGATTAATAATGACAAAAAGGCAGTACACTCAAAATAAATAGGACAAACTGGCAGTTTTCTTATAAAAATGCGGCAAGGCCTGAAATTGATTTTTATCGGTTCTGTATTTTAAGGGATTATCAAACACCTGACGACTACAGCAAAATCTTTCCAGGGTTAAGGATATTATTGGGGTCAAAGGCTTTTTTAATAGCCCTGAGGAGTTCAAGGTGTGCCGGCGGATAGATCACATCCATAAATTCGCGCTGCACATAACCAATACCATGTTCGCCGGACAGCGTGCCGCCAAGGCTTGCGGTCAGCTGAAAGATCTCACGAATGCCCAGTCTGAGCTTATTCTTCCAGTCTTCATCATTCATTCCCGCTTTGATAATATTCACATGCAGGTTTCCGTCGCCGGCATGTCCGTAGCATACCGAACGGAACCCGTACTGGTCGCCAATTGCCTTAATACCTTTTATTAAAGCGGGAAGCTCGGCCCGCGGCACTACCGTATCTTCCTCTTTATAAACAGAGTTAGCTTTTATGGAATGCGGCATAGTGTGCCTGATCTTCCAGAGCGCCTCTTTTTGAGCGGCACTTTCGGCAAGCAAAACATCTCCGCTTCCGAAAGCTTCCAGTACACCGGCTATCTTTTCGCAGTCGGCGAAGAGCTGCTCTGGCTCCCGCCCGTCAACCTCAATAAGCAAGTAGGCCTGAACGCCTTCCTTTGCCTCGAAATCAAGCGTTTCATACTCCAGCACCCATTCCACTCCGGCCCTTTCCATAAATTCCAGGGCCGACGGTATTATACCGGCCCTGAAAATAGCTGAAACGGCCTGGCAGGCG is a window from the Anseongella ginsenosidimutans genome containing:
- a CDS encoding nucleoside permease, which translates into the protein MKAGTRIQLSAMMFLEFFIWGAWYVTMSTYLATVLHADQVDIGKAYSALAIATIFSPFFVGMIADRFFPAQKVLGILHLGGAVVLYFITSVKDPDVFYWVLLLYSLMYAPTLALVNSVSFGQMQDPGRQFAGVRVLGTLGWIATGLMIDFVFKISPGELAFTFQMAAVASLLLGIWSFFLPDTPPKAKGEKVRVADILGVEAFVLLKDRSFLIFFISSILICIPLSFYYSLTNQFLVETGMKNVTSNMTLGQISEGLFILLIPFFFRRLGVKYMIMLGMVAWVLRFVLFGYGDAGPGLWMLFAGIILHGVCFDFFFVTGQIYTDTKAGDRIKSSAQGMITMATYGIGMWIGTILSGYVSKHYTIDGVHQWKETWMVPAVIAFVVLLLFTFLFKDKIKSTAI
- a CDS encoding Gfo/Idh/MocA family protein yields the protein MRKIAMLGSGFIGRFYADSIQGLRSKDKITSIYSRREESAKKFAEDYAVPHWCTSMEEAIHHPDTDTVVISLPNNLHEKAVMEAVSAGKAVLCTKPLGRNAAEARRMLEAVEKAGVFHGYLEDLVYTPKTIKALESVQKGALGKILWARSREAHPGPHSNWFWDKEQAGGGCILDLGCHCIEIARGYIGKDIRPVEVMCWSDTQVKPIDAEDHAIGLVRYENGAIGQFEVSWTFRGGLDLRDEVMGSEGTIWINNFLRTGFDMFTSGEGYDYVSEKAETNKGWIFPVGDEIHELGYNFMFADMFDGIEHGRPARETFYDGYVVNAVMDAAYKSSESKRWEPVELDIWRGKDGVEKISGAKDYDDQYYLIKEETTHYGASKLILKDKNTGEIVEKILKG
- a CDS encoding Hsp20/alpha crystallin family protein, which encodes MTLVKWNESRNGRYPRVFGTSLSPVFNELFDDFFGGRSLSGALASKAPAVNVSEDKDSYRVELAAPGLKKEDFKLNVEDNLLSISVEKKEEKDEKENGYTRREFNYTNFSRSFTLPETVNTESIKAVYKDGILEIDLPKKEEEKTKNRVIDIS